A single window of Vigna radiata var. radiata cultivar VC1973A chromosome 4, Vradiata_ver6, whole genome shotgun sequence DNA harbors:
- the LOC106759012 gene encoding uncharacterized protein LOC106759012 translates to ITTQHFLVHFQTHSIFVLVFHLPLRSKISIFSMEEAPPSIQDLVLSLQQATLMAKQLPSSSAANPTHLHQIHSSLHQAHRHLSSFLSTLQLPPPYATESSATVEPMQVEDGGDDEGDDEETTSKCTTIDLVEEKMRQCFIKNKRPKRPLSPSAAAALEEKGVPGYAYVGRIRDYDPNDMKLRSLDLLYQFHA, encoded by the coding sequence ATCACGACGCAGCATTTTCTCGTTCACTTTCAAACACACTCAATTTTTGTACTTGTGTTCCATCTACCACTCAGAAGCAAAATTTCAATCTTTTCAATGGAAGAGGCACCCCCATCAATCCAAGACCTCGTTTTGTCGCTTCAACAAGCCACTTTAATGGCTAAGCAGTTACCATCATCATCCGCCGCCAATCCAACCCATCTCCACCAAATCCACTCTTCCCTCCACCAAGCTCACCGCCACCTCTCCTCCTTCCTCTCCACCCTCCAGCTGCCGCCACCGTATGCCACCGAGTCCTCCGCCACCGTAGAACCGATGCAGGTGGAGGACGGTGGCGATGATGAAGGTGATGATGAAGAGACCACTTCAAAGTGCACCACCATTGACTTGGTTGAAGAGAAAATGAGGCAGTGTTTCATTAAGAACAAACGCCCCAAACGGCCTCTGTCACCGTCTGCGGCTGCTGCCTTGGAGGAGAAGGGGGTTCCCGGCTATGCATATGTGGGGCGGATCAGGGACTATGATCCTAATGATATGAAGTTGAGGTCGTTGGACCTTTTGTATCAGTTTCATGCCTGA